From one Thamnophis elegans isolate rThaEle1 chromosome 7, rThaEle1.pri, whole genome shotgun sequence genomic stretch:
- the LOC116511639 gene encoding transcription factor BTF3 homolog 4-like, with protein MIKDDGTVIHFNNSKVQASLSANTFATTGHAEAKPIMEMLPGILSQLGVDSLTSLRKLAEQFPRQVLDSKVPKSEDIDEEDDDVPDLVENFDEASKNEAN; from the coding sequence ATGATAAAAGATGATGGAACAGTTATTCATTTCAACAATTCAAAAGTCCAGGCTTCACTCTCTGCAAATACTTTTGCAACTACTGGTCATGCTGAAGCCAAACCAATCATGGAAATGTTACCTGGCATTTTAAGTCAACTGGGTGTTGATAGTTTAACAAGTCTTCGAAAGTTAGCGGAACAGTTCCCAAGACAAGTGTTGGATAGCAAAGTACCAAAATCAGAAGATATTGATGAGGAAGATGATGATGTGCCTGATCTTGTAGAAAACTTTGATGAAGCATCAAAAAATGAAGCTAATTAA